In Aedes albopictus strain Foshan chromosome 3, AalbF5, whole genome shotgun sequence, the following are encoded in one genomic region:
- the LOC134290414 gene encoding uncharacterized protein LOC134290414 yields the protein MITKRIVVSDVSRLFDPLGLVGPVIIQAKIFIQELWKQSCGWDDPLSPELQEQWQEYRRNLAGLENLTVPRWVGTGGHATTIELHGFCDASNKAYGACFYVRTISETGEVCVRLLTAKSRVAPLDNLKKGNKRLSTPRLELSSALLLAHLFEKVVSSLGIRARCFFWTDSTIVKCWLSSSPSRWKQFVANRVSEIQHITKDGVWNHVAGLQNPADIISRGMAPVQLQYESLWFSGPYWLRSDECNWPSAPPISEDEFDPVDLEVKTVSAALPVIQPSDIFSLRSSFSDLQRLTAWILRFRYNSQSANRSTRRQEALTKLEEATKVLVRLCQQESFPQELADLTSGREVRESSKILALNPQLEDGILCVGGRLRHIVVAYIVVAHYHRKLLHGGQQLIISTVRERFWPTSVRNLVRKVLHECVPCFRVRPKIQDQLMADLPPERVTPCPPFQRVGVDYCGPFQVAYPHRRSRPVKIFVAVYICLVTKAVHLELAADLSAQGFIATLKRFSSRRGKPELIMCDNGRNFVGARRQLDELRRLFINQQFQSDVVREANEEQIEFRFIPARSPNFGGLWESAVKSFKLLFKRTIGTHTLLYDEMATILAQAEAVLNSRPLTPLSNDPDDFEALTPGHFLIQRPLTAIPEPDLDGIPENRLSAFQKAQRYTQQLWKNWSKLYLSDLHNRTKWTVRRNNIAVGTMVVLKDEERPPLKWQLGRVTDVHAGEDGNVRVVTVKTKDGSYRRAVSKICVLPIRDNIVSSNGEN from the coding sequence ATGATCACGAAGCGCATTGTAGTATCCGACGTTTCGCGCCTGTTCGATCCGCTAGGTCTGGTCGGACCTGTCATCATTCAGGCCAAGATTTTCATCCAGGAGCTGTGGAAGCAGAGTTGCGGCTGGGATGACCCTCTGAGTCCCGAGTTACAGGAGCAATGGCAGGAGTACAGACGCAATCTAGCTGGATTGGAAAACCTAACCGTTCCCCGCTGGGTAGGAACCGGCGGTCATGCTACTACCATCGAGCTACATGGCTTCTGTGATGCGTCAAACAAGGCGTACGGTGCTTGCTTCTACGTGCGAACCATCTCCGAAACGGGGGAGGTGTGTGTGAGGTTGCTGACGGCGAAATCACGAGTCGCCCCACTCGACAACCTGAAAAAAGGGAACAAGCGTCTCTCGACCCCACGGTTGGAGTTATCGTCTGCGTTGCTGCTAGCCCACCTCTTCGAAAAGGTCGTGAGCAGCCTTGGCATACGTGCAAGGTGCTTCTTCTGGACGGACTCAACCATCGTCAAGTGTTGGCTATCGTCGTCGCCGTCAAGATGGAAGCAGTTCGTCGCAAATAGGGTTTCGGAGATTCAGCACATAACGAAGGACGGTGTCTGGAATCACGTTGCTGGACTGCAGAATCCGGCGGATATCATTTCCCGCGGAATGGCTCCCGTACAGCTGCAATACGAATCGCTCTGGTTCAGTGGGCCGTATTGGCTGAGGTCGGACGAATGCAACTGGCCATCAGCCCCACCGATCAGCGAAGACGAATTCGATCCGGTGGATCTCGAGGTCAAGACCGTCTCGGCAGCACTTCCAGTCATCCAACCAAGCGATATCTTCAGCCTCCGATCATCGTTCAGCGACCTCCAGCGCCTCACTGCCTGGATATTACGATTCCGCTACAATTCGCAATCGGCAAACCGAAGTACGCGACGCCAAGAAGCTCTCACGAAACTCGAAGAAGCGACGAAGGTGTTGGTTCGCCTCTGTCAGCAAGAAAGCTTTCCGCAGGAGTTGGCAGACCTGACGAGCGGCAGAGAAGTTAGAGAATCGTCGAAGATCCTAGCTCTAAACCCGCAACTCGAAGACGGAATACTGTGCGTCGGCGGCCGGCTTCGTCACATCGTCGTCGCTTACATCGTCGTCGCGCACTACCATCGAAAGTTGCTGCATGGCGGACAACAACTGATCATTTCGACCGTCCGAGAACGTTTCTGGCCGACAAGCGTCCGGAATCTCGTGCGGAAGGTGCTTCACGAGTGCGTGCCCTGTTTTCGAGTCAGACCCAAGATCCAGGATCAGCTCATGGCTGACCTTCCACCGGAAAGAGTCACTCCTTGTCCACCGTTTCAGCGCGTAGGAGTCGATTACTGCGGCCCGTTTCAAGTCGCTTACCCGCACCGACGTTCTCGGCCAGTGAAGATCTTCGTCGCCGTCTACATCTGCCTCGTTACCAAGGCTGTACACTTGGAGCTGGCGGCAGACTTGTCCGCTCAAGGTTTCATTGCGACCTTGAAGCGCTTCTCCTCCCGGCGTGGCAAGCCGGAGTTAATCATGTGCGACAATGGCAGAAACTTCGTTGGAGCGAGACGTCAACTAGACGAACTTCGTCGGCTGTTCATCAACCAGCAATTCCAGTCAGACGTAGTCAGGGAAGCGAACGAGGAGCAGATAGAATTCCGCTTCATCCCAGCGCGGTCGCCAAACTTCGGCGGACTGTGGGAGTCAGCAGTCAAATCGTTCAAGCTGCTGTTCAAACGGACGATCGGCACGCACACGCTCCTGTACGACGAGATGGCAACGATTTTGGCCCAGGCGGAAGCAGTTCTGAATTCGAGACCGCTGACGCCGCTCAGTAATGACCCGGACGATTTCGAAGCGTTAACTCCCGGGCATTTCCTCATCCAGCGTCCCCTCACGGCCATTCCGGAACCAGATCTGGATGGAATTCCCGAAAATCGACTGTCAGCCTTCCAAAAGGCTCAACGGTACACACAGCAGTTGTGGAAAAACTGGTCCAAGCTTTACCTGTCGGACCTCCACAACCGGACGAAATGGACTGTACGTCGGAACAACATTGCAGTAGGGACCATGGTGGTTCTGAAGGATGAAGAACGACCGCCTCTAAAGTGGCAGCTCGGCCGGGTGACAGACGTTCACGCTGGCGAAGACGGGAATGTGCGGGTCGTAACGGTTAAGACCAAAGACGGCAGCTACCGCAGAGCAGTATCAAAGATCTGCGTGCTGCCCATCCGTGACAATATTGTATCGTCGAACGGGGAGAACTAA
- the LOC134290415 gene encoding uncharacterized protein LOC134290415, with amino-acid sequence MADLRALGKSERRVLNTLEGLENFARRYDPSQDEPQIAVRLESLEAICKEFYAIRQRIELLTDETAEDEDDKDVQVREKANLAALTEFEERYFRLKASLTSKRAPPPPIATTSGIGQPGDQESSFSKVKLPEIRLPSFGGRIKEWVPFRDSFCSLIHENKQLNDMDRFSYLKSALSGEALQEIESVELSAANYTVAWKALESRYENKKLIVKAHLDALFAVEGMKRESYDGLSNLISGFEKNLQMLQKIGEDTAAWSTVLAYMVYSRLDPATLRQWETHHNSKDVPTYQNMIAFLRSHCAVLQSVAPVSSKPSSSDYRSSKPSVCHTTVKPSRKCPFCGDSWHPAFVCGKFQRLQVAERLEVVSKARLCRNCLSLGHWARYCDKGTCRHCQQKHHTLLHGAPIRSSVPQSQSNPPTQTRQQPQSSQPRPNPRPQTSNASNTTPSNSQRPSTQSPATNTATSTTQTHIALPVTPTHNILLSTALVRVQDRHGNTMLARALLDSCSQHCLMTKEFSSRMHFHASPSLLSVQGIGSSISTSTKLVSAVVRPRLEDMSAFSQEMHFNVLPRLTVSLPTASCSISGWNLPEAAFLADPRFHEPGPVDIIIGAEYYMDLLRSERHKATEDGPTLQNTEFGWIVSGKIPDHPVGGSPSLTFVCSTNDLQDQLTKFWDLETCQSHSTQSLEESACEAYFNRTTVRDEAGRFIVTLPKKESVISRLGYSETTAIKRLMGMERRFAANPELKAMYAEFIREYLELGHMKEVEQDAGEEVRRYFLPHHAVLKPDSTTTKLRVVFDASCQTSTGVSLNDALMVGPVVQDDLSSICLRFRTHRIAVNADIAKMYRMIRVQPQDYPLQSIKWRNDPSEPLRTYELTTVTYGTSSAPYLATKCLQRLAEDRKASHPVASEVIEKDFYVDDMLTGVDTVDEGRQLVKEVIELSDSAVKPVTKMELQQRGASRSRPGELAR; translated from the coding sequence ATGGCCGATCTACGCGCCCTTGGTAAGAGTGAGCGACGTGTGCTGAATACGCTGGAAGGACTGGAGAATTTCGCGCGGAGATACGATCCCAGCCAGGACGAACCACAAATTGCAGTGcgcctggaatccctggaggcaatcTGCAAGGAGTTTTACGCGATTCGGCAACGAATTGAGCTGCTAACGGACGAAACCGCTGAGGATGAGGACGACAAGGATGTCCAAGTGCGCGAAAAGGCCAACCTGGCGGCGCTTACCGAGTTCGAGGAGCGGTATTTTCGTCTAAAGGCTAGTCTTACATCGAAGCGAGCTCCCCCACCACCAATCGCGACGACATCCGGAATCGGTCAACCTGGTGACCAGGAATCCTCTTTTTCAAAGGTGAAGCTGCCAGAGATTCGCCTTCCGTCGTTTGGTGGGAGGATTAAGGAGTGGGTCCCGTTCCGAGACAGCTTTTGCAGCCTGATCCATGAGAACAAGCAACTCAACGACATGGACAGGTTCAGCTATTTGAAGTCGGCTCTTTCTGGAGAAGCGTTGCAAGAGATCGAGTCTGTGGAGCTTTCAGCTGCAAACTACACCGTGGCTTGGAAGGCGCTGGAATCTCGCTACGAGAATAAGAAACTCATAGTGAAGGCCCATCTCGATGCTCTTTTCGCCGTGGAAGGCATGAAACGCGAAAGCTACGACGGATTAAGCAACCTCATCAGCGGGTTCGAGAAAAACCtccagatgctgcagaagattggAGAAGACACTGCTGCGTGGAGCACAGTTCTGGCCTACATGGTGTATTCCCGGCTGGATCCTGCCACGCTACGGCAGTGGGAAACGCACCACAACTCCAAAGACGTGCCAACGTACCAGAACATGATCGCTTTCCTACGCAGCCATTGTGCAGTACTGCAATCCGTCGCTCCCGTGAGTTCGAAGCCGAGCAGCTCCGACTATCGCTCATCGAAGCCATCCGTTTGCCATACCACCGTCAAACCGTCGAGGAAGTGCCCATTCTGTGGAGATTCGTGGCATCCCGCCTTCGTCTGTGGAAAGTTTCAGCGGTTACAAGTTGCGGAGCGCCTCGAAGTTGTTTCCAAAGCAAGGCTGTGTCGGAACTGTCTTAGCCTTGGCCATTGGGCCCGATACTGCGACAAGGGAACCTGCCGTCACTGCCAGCAGAAGCACCACACTCTTCTGCATGGAGCACCAATCAGATCCTCCGTTCCACAATCGCAGTCAAATCCTCCGACACAAACCAGACAACAGCCACAATCCTCGCAACCAAGACCGAACCCGAGACCACAGACATCAAACGCTAGCAACACTACACCCAGCAACTCTCAACGACCGAGCACTCAGTCACCAGCCACCAACACAGCCACATCCACCACTCAAACACACATTGCACTCCCAGTTACTCCCACACACAACATTCTGCTCTCCACCGCCCTTGTGAGGGTCCAAGATCGTCACGGCAATACTATGCTAGCACGAGCCCTGCTGGATTCGTGTTCCCAGCACTGCCTGATGACGAAAGAGTTCTCCAGCAGAATGCATTTCCACGCGTCGCCATCACTTCTCTCCGTTCAAGGGATCGGTTCGTCGATCAGCACGTCGACGAAACTCGTCAGCGCTGTAGTTCGGCCAAGGTTGGAGGACATGTCGGCTTTCTCGCAAGAGATGCATTTCAACGTTCTCCCGCGGCTGACTGTTTCGCTACCGACAGCCAGTTGTAGCATCAGCGGATGGAACCTTCCCGAAGCAGCCTTCCTCGCCGATCCGCGTTTCCACGAACCAGGACCGGTAGACATCATAATCGGAGCAGAGTATTACATGGACCTGCTTCGAAGCGAGCGACACAAGGCGACTGAAGATGGACCTACGCTACAGAATACTGAGTTTGGCTGGATCGTCTCCGGCAAGATACCCGATCACCCTGTCGGTGGATCGCCATCCTTGACTTTCGTCTGCTCCACGAACGATCTTCAAGACCAGCTCACGAAGTTCTGGGACCTAGAAACCTGTCAAAGTCACAGTACGCAGTCACTGGAAGAGTCAGCTTGCGAGGCGTACTTCAACCGTACAACCGTACGAGACGAGGCTGGCAGATTCATTGTGACCCTGCCGAAGAAGGAGAGTGTAATCAGTCGACTAGGTTATTCCGAGACAACAGCAATCAAGCGACTGATGGGAATGGAAAGACGATTCGCAGCTAATCCCGAACTGAAAGCGATGTACGCCGAGTTCATTCGCGAATACCTCGAGCTAGGGCACATGAAGGAAGTGGAACAAGATGCTGGAGAAGAAGTCAGGAGGTACTTTCTGCCGCACCACGCAGTTCTGAAACCGGACAGCACGACCACGAAGCTGCGAGTGGTTTTTGATGCTTCGTGCCAGACGTCGACCGGCGTTTCCTTAAACGATGCGTTGATGGTCGGTCCCGTCGTCCAGGACGACCTGTCCAGCATCTGTCTACGATTTCGAACACACCGAATAGCCGTGAACGCCGACATTGCCAAGATGTACCGTATGATCCGAGTCCAGCCCCAAGATTACCCATTGCAGAGCATCAAGTGGCGGAACGATCCAAGTGAACCGCTTCGAACGTACGAGTTGACTACTGTCACGTACGGCACCTCGTCCGCTCCATACCTGGCTACAAAATGCCTACAGCGTCTCGCTGAAGACCGAAAGGCGTCACACCCCGTAGCGTCCGAAGTCATCGAGAAAGACTTCTACGTGGACGACATGCTCACAGGAGTTGACACAGTTGACGAAGGTCGGCAGCTGGTGAAGGAAGTCATCGAGCTGTCGGATTCAGCGGTGAAACCCGTTACGAAAATGGAACTCCAACAGCGCGGAGCTTCTCGAAGTCGTCCCGGAGAACTTGCGAGATGA